A window of the Vigna angularis cultivar LongXiaoDou No.4 chromosome 3, ASM1680809v1, whole genome shotgun sequence genome harbors these coding sequences:
- the LOC108325059 gene encoding probable glycosyltransferase At5g03795, whose translation MSSGKWNCAWWISSEDLQTIKIAILIVPLFVLTAIATAKTSHICRWSLVVNCYQRDTGADVPSPPTFNETGGFNVSKPSFNEPYVDETSEPHLLLEKTRKSNILEKTEIGLAQVRAAIREARNGNRTQDSDYVPLGPVYLNAKTFHRSYLEMEKQFKVFVYGEGEPRIFLNPPCKSIYSMEGNFMHAIERNDHFRTKDPEKAHVFFLPFTVVTGLRYGYERVSQDSSPQTNTVTDYVNVIAARYPYWNRSLGADHFTLACHDMCRGTSLSLSDPLKNSIRVLCNANTAEGFKPAKDVSFPEINLKTGSTNSFVGGPSASKRSVLAFFAGGVQGPIIPDLLKHWENKDEGIQVQKYLQEGISYHEMMRKSKFCLCPSGSEVASARVVEAIYSGCVPVLISEHYVPPFSDVLNWKSFSVQVSVKDIPNLKEILKSISPGQYMRMHGRVKQIRRHFEVHSPPKRFDVFHMILHSLWLKRLNFKIFNDQNVLSQ comes from the exons ATGAGTAGTGGAAAATGGAACTGTGCATGGTGGATTTCATCGGAAGACCTTCAAACGATAAAGATAGCGATATTGATTGTGCCTCTGTTCGTGCTTACAGCGATTGCCACTGCGAAGACTTCACACATTTGCAGATGGAGTTTGGTTGTAAATTGTTATCAAAGAGATACCGGAGCTGATGTTCCATCTCCTCCCACCTTT AATGAAACAGGAGGTTTCAATGTATCCAAACCTTCGTTCAATGAACCTTATGTGGACGAAACTAGTGAACCTCACCTACTACTGGAGAAAACCAGAAAGTCAAACATCTTAGAAAAAACTGAAATTGGTTTAGCACAAGTTCGAGCTGCAATCAGAGAAGCCAGAAATGGAAATAGAACACAAGATTCAGATTATGTTCCCTTAGGTCCAGTCTATCTGAATGCCAAGACATTTCACAG GAGCTACTTAGAAATGGAGAAACAGTTCAAAGTATTTGTGTATGGAGAAGGGGAGCCTCGAATTTTCCTCAATCCACCATGCAAAAGCATATACTCCATGGAGGGTAACTTCATGCATGCAATTGAAAGGAATGACCATTTTCGAACTAAAGATCCAGAGAAAGCACATGTGTTTTTCCTCCCTTTTACTGTAGTAACGGGGCTTCGATATGGCTACGAAAGAGTCTCACAAGACTCTAGTCCCCAAACAAACACTGTGACAGATTATGTCAATGTCATTGCTGCAAGATATCCTTATTGGAATCGAAGTCTTGGAGCAGATCACTTCACCCTTGCTTGCCATGACATG TGCCGAGGGACATCATTATCCTTATCTGATCCGCTCAAGAACTCTATTAGAGTACTTTGTAATGCCAACACAGCTGAAGGATTTAAGCCTGCAAAAGATGTTTCATTTCCTGAAATTAATCTCAAAACTGGTTCAACAAACAGTTTCGTTGGTGGGCCATCTGCATCTAAACGTTCAGTTTTGGCTTTCTTTGCTGGGGGAGTTCAGGGCCCCATCATTCCAGATCTTCTTAAGCATTGGGAAAACAAGGATGAAGGTATTCAGGTTCAAAAGTATCTCCAAGAGGGTATTTCTTACCATGAGATGATGAGGAAGAGCAAGTTTTGCCTTTGTCCAAGTGGGTCTGAGGTGGCTAGCGCTAGAGTGGTGGAGGCAATTTACAGTGGGTGTGTTCCTGTGCTGATTTCGGAGCACTATGTCCCTCCTTTCAGTGATGTTTTGAATTGGAAGTCATTTTCAGTTCAGGTTTCGGTGAAGGACATTCCTAACTTGAAGGAGATCTTGAAGAGTATTTCTCCAGGACAATACATGAGAATGCATGGAAGAGTGAAACAAATTAGAAGACACTTTGAAGTACATTCTCCTCCTAAGCGATTTGATGTGTTTCACATGATTCTTCATTCTCTGTGGCTTAAGAGACTcaacttcaaaattttcaatgatCAAAATGTCTTAAGTCAGTAA